From one Solidesulfovibrio fructosivorans JJ] genomic stretch:
- a CDS encoding peroxiredoxin: MSEVLWPEAGRPAPDFSLPDASGQVHSLADFAGRWLALYFYPRDMTSGCTTEALEFSTLMPRFVELDAAVVGISRDAPASHEKFIVKNDLTVRLLSDPDTAVHKAYGAWRLKKAYGKESMGVVRSTFLIDPEGVVRRAWPKVAKAAGHAEAVLKALTGLAQG; encoded by the coding sequence ATGAGCGAAGTCCTCTGGCCCGAAGCGGGGCGGCCCGCGCCGGATTTTTCCCTGCCCGACGCTTCCGGGCAGGTCCATTCCCTGGCCGATTTCGCCGGCCGCTGGCTGGCGCTCTATTTCTATCCGCGCGACATGACCAGCGGCTGTACCACCGAGGCCCTGGAATTCTCCACCCTCATGCCCCGGTTCGTCGAGCTTGACGCGGCCGTGGTCGGCATAAGCCGCGACGCCCCGGCCTCCCACGAGAAATTTATCGTCAAAAACGACCTGACCGTGCGGTTGCTGTCCGACCCGGATACGGCCGTTCACAAGGCCTACGGCGCTTGGCGGCTGAAAAAGGCTTACGGCAAGGAGTCCATGGGCGTGGTGCGTTCCACCTTTCTCATCGACCCCGAGGGCGTGGTGCGCCGGGCCTGGCCCAAGGTGGCCAAGGCCGCCGGGCACGCCGAAGCGGTGCTCAAGGCCCTGACCGGGCTGGCGCAAGGGTAA
- a CDS encoding lytic transglycosylase domain-containing protein encodes MQLVLPIVTALLVVATAFPTLAAGPKMATVPTSATEIHGIALPDPVAAAKRDAKLREAGHRFDGRKPVACRYPALIENKQLLRWVNIYSRKNGLDPRLVYALIEQESRFNPCAVSPKGAQGIMQIMPDTQKVLGLSEPFDPERNIAAGTKYLRSMLDRFQTEVMALAAYNAGPGAVAKHGGVPPYEETKDYVLKVVDRYFYLRQRYPVEDLDSMHKKLTLTDAAPLAGRRENP; translated from the coding sequence ATGCAACTTGTCTTGCCGATCGTGACGGCGCTTCTTGTCGTCGCGACGGCGTTTCCCACACTGGCCGCCGGGCCGAAAATGGCCACCGTGCCGACCTCGGCGACCGAAATCCACGGCATCGCGCTGCCCGATCCCGTGGCCGCCGCCAAGCGCGACGCGAAGCTGCGGGAGGCCGGGCACCGTTTCGACGGCAGAAAGCCCGTGGCCTGCCGTTACCCGGCGCTCATCGAGAACAAGCAGCTTTTGCGCTGGGTCAATATCTACAGCCGGAAAAACGGCCTCGATCCGAGGCTCGTCTACGCGCTGATCGAACAGGAGTCGCGGTTCAACCCCTGCGCGGTCTCGCCCAAGGGCGCCCAAGGCATCATGCAGATCATGCCCGACACCCAAAAAGTGCTGGGGCTCAGCGAGCCGTTCGACCCGGAGCGCAATATCGCCGCGGGAACGAAATATTTGCGGTCTATGCTGGACCGGTTTCAGACCGAGGTCATGGCCCTGGCCGCCTACAACGCCGGCCCCGGGGCCGTGGCCAAGCACGGTGGGGTGCCGCCCTATGAGGAAACCAAGGACTACGTGCTGAAAGTCGTGGACCGCTATTTTTACCTGCGCCAGCGCTATCCGGTGGAAGACCTCGATTCCATGCACAAGAAGCTGACCCTGACCGACGCCGCGCCCCTGGCCGGCAGACGGGAGAACCCATGA